The following coding sequences lie in one Rutidosis leptorrhynchoides isolate AG116_Rl617_1_P2 chromosome 6, CSIRO_AGI_Rlap_v1, whole genome shotgun sequence genomic window:
- the LOC139854285 gene encoding uncharacterized protein, which produces MEDARDGDLRVPLISSLFFVLVLAGGIFLTFYVFAPSISQPWFPVIALILIGSPWVFWLLTYLYTCFKGCGGGLPYAYDHQASRRGVHSHPLTPRRSRSMSMSRSNDGSPKAPESPNVGSRHVHFGEVVVVESDGSKVVHEVDSWTNSNKSLEMTPLNAS; this is translated from the coding sequence ATGGAGGATGCAAGGGATGGAGATTTGAGAGTCCCTTTAATCTCCTCCCTCTTCTTCGTTTTAGTACTCGCCGGAGGCATTTTCTTAACCTTTTATGTTTTCGCACCCAGCATTTCGCAACCTTGGTTCCCTGTGATCGCGTTAATATTAATTGGATCACCTTGGGTCTTTTGGTTATTAACCTATTTGTACACATGCTTCAAGGGTTGTGGTGGTGGGTTACCTTACGCTTACGATCATCAAGCTTCAAGACGAGGGGTTCATTCTCATCCCTTGACCCCTCGTCGCAGTAGGTCCATGTCCATGTCCAGGTCCAATGATGGTTCACCAAAGGCACCCGAGTCACCAAATGTTGGTTCACGACATGTGCACTTTGGGGAGGTGGTGGTCGTAGAAAGTGATGGGAGCAAGGTTGTTCATGAAGTGGACTCGTGGACGAATTCGAATAAGTCCTTAGAAATGACACCATTGAATGCATCTTGA
- the LOC139852169 gene encoding cationic amino acid transporter 9, chloroplastic-like: MSRGSSSLSSFFSQFCSSALRTKPLGKSSDVVRTNSGQGLVRRLGPFDLILLGIGASIGAGIFVVTGTVARDAGPGVTISFLLAGASCVLNALCYAELASHFPAVVGGAYLYTYTAFNELTAFLVFTQMMLDYHIGAASIARSLASYVVNILELIPSVKDNIPNWVGHGSDDIFGFISINLLAPVLLVLLTILLCRGVRESSLVNTIMTITKVIIVLVVIIVGAFEVDDSNWSPFAPNGFKSMLTGATVAYFAYVGFDAVANSAEESIRPQRDLPIGIIGSLLICIILYIGVCLVITGMVPYQLLGEDAPLAEAFTSKGLHAVSFLISIGAIAGLTTTLLVGLYVQSRLYLGLGRDGLLPSIFAKVHPTRHTPIHSQIWVGIVTCVLAGLLNVTMLSHILSVGTLTGYSVVAACVLSLRWDNNVESRSISKRTEGIMCIIVIAFSGLATGILYRVGGSSVAYLFLILPIVVAILAAADLQFRQVYKDPPGFICPWVPLLPAVSIFFNIFLSAQLHYEALVRFVVLSIVAVCVYAFYGQYNANPVSDDTIYYHRAPEAETQ; the protein is encoded by the exons aTGAGTAGAGGTTCATCATCATTATCGTCATTTTTCTCTCAATTTTGTTCATCAGCTCTAAGAACTAAACCGCTTGGTAAATCATCTGACGTTGTCCGTACAAATTCCGGCCAAGGTCTCGTCCGTCGTCTTGGACCTTTCGACTTGATTCTCTTAGGAATTGGTGCTTCCATTGGTGCCGGTATCTTCGTCGTCACCGGCACCGTCGCTCGTGATGCTGGTCCTG GAGTTACAATTAGTTTCCTACTCGCAGGAGCATCGTGTGTCCTGAATGCATTGTGTTATGCTGAGCTTGCATCTCATTTTCCTGCAGTCGTTGGGGGAGCGTACTTGTATACGTATACAGCTTTTAATGAGCTGACTGCTTTTCTTGTGTTTACACAAATGATGCTTGACTATCATATTGGTGCAGCTAGCATAGCACGAAGCTTAGCGAGCTACGTTGTTAATATATTAGAGCTCATACCATCTGTCAAGGATAATATTCCAAATTGGGTTGGACATGGCAGTGATGATATTTTCGGGTTTATATCCATCAACTTATTGGCTCCTGTTCTTTTAGTACTTTTGACAATTCTTCTATGTCGTGGTGTTCGAGAATCATCACTAGTAAATACTATAATGACCATTACCAAG GTAATTATTGTACTTGTGGTTATCATTGTTGGTGCTTTTGAGGTTGACGATTCAAACTGGTCACCTTTTGCTCCCAATGGTTTTAAATCTATGCTTACTGGAGCCACTGTAGCTTATTTTGCATATGTTGGATTCGATGCAGTTGCCAATTCTGCCGAAGAATCTATAAGACCACAA CGGGACTTACCAATAGGTATCATTGGGAGCCTTCTCATTTGCATTATATTATACATCGGTGTTTGCTTAGTTATTACGGGGATGGTACCTTACCAATTACTTGGAGAAGATGCTCCCTTGGCAGAGGCGTTTACATCCAAAGGGTTACACGCTGTATCATTCTTGATCAGTATTGGTGCGATTGCTGGGCTCACAACTACTCTACTGGTTGGCCTTTATGTTCAG TCTCGCTTGTATCTTGGGCTTGGAAGGGATGGTTTGTTGCCTTCCATATTTGCCAAGGTTCATCCAACACGTCACACTCCTATTCACTCTCAAATTTGGGTAGGAATTGTAACCTGTGTTTTGGCCGGGCTGTTAAACGTAACAATGCTATCACATATTCTCTCAGTTGGAACGCTG ACAGGTTATTCAGTTGTGGCAGCATGTGTGCTGTCTCTTAGGTGGGACAATAACGTTGAATCCCGATCGATATCAAAGAGGACAGAAGGCATCATGTGCATTATTGTGATTGCTTTTTCTGGATTAGCTACTGGAATTTTGTATCGTGTTGGTGGTTCATCTGTTGCGTATCTATTTCTTATTTTACCCATAGTTGTTGCGATTCTTGCTGCTGCAGATCTTCAATTTAGGCAG GTCTATAAAGATCCACCTGGTTTTATTTGCCCATGGGTTCCCTTGTTGCCTGCTGTTAGCATCTTCTTTAACATATTCCTTTCTGCTCAG CTTCACTATGAAGCATTGGTCAGATTTGTGGTCCTCAGCATTGTTGCCGTTTGTGTATATGCATTTTATGGTCAATACAATGCAAACCCTGTTAGTGATGATACTATTTATTATCATAGAGCACCAGAAGCTGAAACTCAGTGA